The following are encoded together in the Proteiniphilum saccharofermentans genome:
- a CDS encoding type II toxin-antitoxin system RelE/ParE family toxin has product MRRKIIAFGEYYHTFLHSLTDKEQLKVKYVLLLLETQDRLPVKFIKYIKDDLYELRITYNGNIFRLFFIFDEDKIVVLFNGFRKKTQKTPKGEIEKALKIKREYNEQKGIRNT; this is encoded by the coding sequence ATGAGAAGGAAGATTATTGCTTTTGGGGAGTACTATCATACATTTTTACATTCATTGACCGATAAAGAGCAATTGAAAGTAAAATACGTATTATTATTGCTCGAAACTCAAGATCGATTACCTGTCAAATTTATCAAATATATAAAAGATGATTTGTATGAATTGAGAATAACATATAATGGAAATATATTCCGACTGTTTTTCATTTTTGATGAAGATAAAATAGTTGTCCTTTTCAATGGGTTTCGTAAGAAAACACAAAAAACCCCGAAAGGGGAGATAGAAAAAGCATTAAAAATAAAAAGAGAATATAATGAACAAAAAGGAATTCGAAATACATGA
- a CDS encoding FecR family protein: MTKETFVALLSKEIGGNISEKERADLQQTLTENRQLKEIYDEIYGFMQDREALSDVDIDARLDEVWDKIAGMPETGYHISEPRKRIMPSAIVWHPQKPLQSSKHIIPVWARIAAAIAILIGLSWPAYYYLLPKQELYSQVMESGDENLYAVLDDGTQVWLNKHSRIAYNDRFGEKDRKIHLTGKAFFDVTHRPEVPLTVTARDIDVTVKGTAFNVDAASSDIEVALIRGLIAVKDNRRKNTKEILLQPNQKIVVRDGHIISGDSNYVVRDLVQENDTIIPETQWLKGSLVFQKQRFSDLAKLTQLSLTFPRNPVQNESGRSPWR, encoded by the coding sequence ATGACAAAAGAAACATTTGTCGCTTTATTATCCAAAGAGATAGGCGGTAATATATCGGAAAAAGAGCGGGCGGATCTACAGCAAACGCTGACAGAGAACCGTCAGTTGAAGGAAATCTATGATGAAATCTATGGATTCATGCAGGATAGAGAAGCTCTGTCCGATGTAGATATTGATGCCAGACTGGATGAAGTATGGGATAAGATCGCCGGAATGCCTGAAACCGGTTACCATATATCGGAGCCACGTAAACGTATAATGCCGTCTGCCATTGTTTGGCATCCGCAAAAGCCGTTACAGTCAAGTAAACATATAATCCCCGTATGGGCCCGGATTGCCGCAGCGATAGCTATCCTGATCGGATTAAGCTGGCCGGCTTACTATTATCTTTTACCCAAGCAGGAGCTTTATAGCCAGGTGATGGAGTCAGGCGATGAGAACCTGTACGCCGTCCTTGATGACGGTACACAGGTGTGGCTTAACAAACACTCCCGAATCGCATATAATGACCGTTTTGGCGAGAAGGATCGTAAAATACACCTCACTGGTAAAGCGTTCTTCGATGTAACACATCGTCCCGAGGTACCCCTCACCGTAACCGCACGCGACATAGATGTGACGGTAAAAGGAACCGCCTTTAATGTGGATGCTGCCTCTTCGGACATTGAAGTGGCGCTGATACGCGGATTGATAGCAGTGAAAGACAACCGGAGGAAAAATACCAAAGAGATATTGTTACAACCTAACCAAAAAATCGTAGTGCGTGACGGTCATATCATCTCGGGTGACAGTAATTATGTTGTCCGTGATTTGGTACAGGAAAACGATACGATCATTCCCGAAACACAATGGTTGAAAGGCTCACTGGTTTTCCAGAAACAGCGGTTTTCCGATTTAGCCAAGCTAACCCAACTTTCACTTACATTTCCACGCAATCCTGTCCAGAATGAGTCAGGACGATCCCCTTGGCGGTGA
- a CDS encoding ATP-binding protein, translating into MIKRFIYTQISKAQQDTPVVMITGARQTGKSTFCQQLLKDGIFSGSYVTFDDPSVLAAAQSDPMGFLLDIGENVIIDEVQRAPEIFLSLKKLIDDNRNRRIILTGSANVMLQPKVADSLAGRIETHHLWPFSVDEINGRKSVFLDNLINDENNFESIPTRWEEIIELIRRGGYPEVVNRVSESRRAKWLQAYLESILQKDIRDLANIDGLIYMPKILNQLSVRVGSTINMSDIARLTGIKNSSFQRYMALLEQVFMIVKIPAWTPNAEGQFVKSPKIFLNDTGLLCQLENSGDDLLQDRTQAGHFVENFVAMEILKQISWFNDPLKLMHFSMHKGAEVDLVIEDQKKMIYGIEIKSKTSLKPDDFKGLKKLAQLAGHKFKKGILLYTGEHVLGGFGGKNLQAVPINNVWGK; encoded by the coding sequence ATGATTAAACGATTTATATATACGCAGATATCAAAAGCACAGCAAGACACGCCAGTGGTAATGATAACAGGTGCAAGACAGACTGGAAAATCCACTTTTTGTCAACAGTTATTGAAAGATGGTATTTTTTCAGGTAGTTATGTCACCTTCGATGATCCGTCGGTATTAGCTGCTGCTCAATCAGATCCAATGGGTTTCTTGTTGGATATTGGCGAGAATGTAATTATTGATGAAGTGCAACGCGCACCTGAGATATTTTTAAGTCTCAAGAAACTGATTGATGACAATCGCAATCGTAGAATCATCCTCACAGGATCTGCCAATGTAATGCTACAACCCAAGGTAGCCGATTCATTGGCCGGAAGAATCGAAACACACCACCTTTGGCCATTTTCGGTTGATGAAATAAATGGAAGAAAAAGTGTATTTCTGGATAACTTAATCAACGATGAAAATAACTTTGAATCTATTCCTACCCGTTGGGAGGAGATCATTGAACTGATAAGACGGGGAGGATATCCCGAAGTCGTAAACCGTGTCTCGGAAAGCCGAAGAGCAAAATGGTTGCAGGCCTATTTGGAATCTATCCTGCAAAAAGATATCCGAGACCTGGCCAATATTGATGGTCTCATATACATGCCAAAAATCTTAAACCAGCTGAGTGTGAGGGTAGGAAGCACGATCAATATGTCTGATATTGCCCGGTTGACAGGAATAAAAAACAGTTCTTTTCAACGCTATATGGCATTGTTGGAACAAGTTTTTATGATTGTAAAAATCCCTGCATGGACTCCTAATGCCGAAGGGCAATTTGTGAAATCGCCAAAAATATTTTTAAACGATACCGGACTGTTGTGTCAATTGGAGAATAGTGGTGACGACCTGTTGCAAGACCGAACACAGGCAGGACATTTTGTAGAAAATTTTGTAGCCATGGAGATACTGAAACAAATCAGTTGGTTCAATGACCCGTTAAAATTAATGCATTTTAGCATGCACAAAGGTGCAGAGGTGGACTTGGTGATCGAAGATCAAAAAAAGATGATCTATGGAATCGAAATAAAATCAAAAACCTCCTTGAAACCAGATGACTTTAAAGGATTGAAGAAGTTAGCCCAATTGGCAGGCCATAAATTTAAAAAAGGGATTTTGCTGTATACGGGAGAGCATGTGTTAGGCGGATTCGGAGGTAAAAATTTACAAGCAGTACCAATAAATAATGTTTGGGGTAAATAA